CAGAGGCTGCTTCCCAGGGCTGCTCTAGCCAAACGCCTTGTGAGGCCAGAGGATCTATACCGAGCATGGTATGGGAGATGGGGAAGGTGATGGTCGGCCGCCCAGTCATCCTCCAGCGGCTGCAGAGGTACGAGAGGTCTGTCCTCAGCATCTCCACAATCATCTTGTTGTCGAGAGCCAGGTAGAACTGCTGCTGGTCTATGAACTGCAGGGACAGCGGAAGATGTGAGTGGCCCTTCCTGCAGCTGCCAGGTCCCTTGGTGCCACCCACATCTTCCCACAGGTGCTCAGCCAGGCCAGCCTCACAGTGCACCCAGGGGAGATGCTCCTTTGCACCGACAGCTCATCCCACCTTACCTGGTAGGTGCCAGTACAGTCTAGCAAGGGACCCTCAAGCACCAGGGCAGCTACTGGCCACTAACTATGAGGAGGTAACaccacagctcagcagcagcatcacccAGGCCTCATACAGATGGTCTGTGCTGTGCCTACCCCAAGTGAATATGCACTTTCCACAGTGCCAGGCTTGCAACGCTGCTTGTCCCTGCACTATGCTGGACATGGAACAGAGGGATCCCTGTCCTGCCATCAGCCTCCTCCTGGTGTCCTTGTCAGGGTGAGCAAAGAGATTTTCACCCAACACTGATCATCAGAAGGCTGAAACCATCTCCTCCTAGCACGCACACAGCCAGGACCACCAACTCTGCTGCTTCCCTCCACGGAGCTGGGGCTGCTCCACTCTCCCAGGCTGTTCAGAGGGTGTTAGGCCACCCCTGAGAACAACTCGAGTGCTCAGCCAGTGGAGAAACCTCCTGCCCAGTTCCAGATCGCATGACAGCTGGGAACGAGCCCATGCAATGCCACCTACCTGCGGGGTAAAGGTAAAGATGTTCTTCCTGATGTTGTAGAGCTTGGAGGTCCCAAGGACACCCATGTGCCGATAGGGCCGTCCTGTCAGGCACATCTGCTTGTTGCGGCCTAgcgggggggcaggaggaggacttTTTAGTGCAAGTCTTCTCACAAAAGCggatgcagcagcagagacaggcGTCTGTGCTACCAGCCAGCAGGAAAAGGCTGGTTTGTGGTTGGGGTGCCCCAGGACCCTGTGTTGAGCTGGCACAGCTCTAAGGGATGGTGATGctctgtcccccagccctgcccatgTGGCTAGAGACACCCAGGCCATCCCCAGGGACTCTTGCTGAAACAGGGACATACAGCCTGTCCTGACCTCTGCAACAAAGACCTCCATGTCTTTGGGGATGTCAGAAGCTGGGGCAGGGCCAGGGGTACCCACCTGCACAGGGCTGGCCCCCAAAGCTGACAGCTCTATCAGCATTCTCATTGCTCCTGGATTACTCCCAGAGCCCAGGATGgtacagcagcagcatcaccccTTGGTCATGTcagccctggcagctgccaggctgctccCCTGTCCCCTTTGCCCATGTCACACTTGGCCTTTTGGTGGCTTAAATTAGCCAGTGCACGCAGCCTACAGGGGATCAGGTTTCCCCTTTGGCCCAGGCTGGGTCTCCAGCTCCCGCACAAGCCCCATGCCCGAGGGGCTGCAGCATGCAGAGCTCTGAGCACACCCTCCCTTCACTCAGCCCTGACAACCCTCCAACAACAGTCATCCCACCTGAGCTACAGGCTCCCTCAGCCAAGGACTGCCAGGGGACCCTTCTCTGGGATCCAGCTTGCCACCCCAATTGACATCTGGGTAGAGGAACGAAAGCTGGCTCCTGCCCACACCAAGTCCATCCTGTATAGATCAGAGCCTCTGCCTGTCCCTGGAGTGACTGTGCAACTGCAATGCCAAAACTTTATCCCTTTCAGAATCACCCTGAATAGCACTGCCTGCCACCCCAGTTCCCCTTGGGCAGGAGTAGCTTTACCAGGCCCCGGAATGGGTGGCAGAGCCCTCATCAGccaggcagagagcagcagggcaggacaTCAGCACCTATGAGCAGGAGTGCCAGGGGATGGGATAGACCCTTCTGCACCCCCTTTGCTGCAGCAGCCGGGAGCCCAGCTCACCCAGCCGGGCGTAGATGTGGCTGAGGATGCGAGCAGGCTGCACTCTGATGGGATAGACATCTGCCACAGTCTCCACGTCGATGTCCTCCTTCCTCAGGGCTGCCTTGATCCCCTCCGTCTCTGCCAGGATGcacactgcagaggaaggacaggctCAGTGCGGCAGGGGCACGGGGGCGTGACAGGACTGCGCCTGGCCTTTGGGGACACATACAAGGTGCCACGACACGTAGAGGCAGCTGTCTGGGGTCCCTCTGTGAACAAGTTCCCACTGCAGAGGTCTGCCTTGCTCCTCCTAACACTCTCTACACCCAAGCCTTCCCTGCTGAGTGGCAGGAGGACAAGATAGTTTTCAACCTCTGCAGAGGAGTCTGTAGCAGGTGATATTTCCCTGGGGCAATGCAGGTGGAGTAGAAGGACTTGCAGCCCATCTTATACCCACTTTGCCCAGGCTGAGATATGGCTGCACCAGCAGCCACCCAGCAAGCAGTGCCACCCGCGTGAATTCTGCATGGGCAAAGTCCCCACGCCTGCCAGGCACAGGGGTGGGACCAGTCTCTTTCCCTCACCTTGGACCACCACATCGGGCTTGGGGACAGTCGCAAACCGGCGGTTGAGGGGATCTATTTCACCGGGAGCTAGAAACCCCTGAGGAGAAAGAGGTATGAGGAAATGAACATTTAACGGGCAGGGCAGAATGGGTGATGCCTATTGACAACCCACCTTTAAGAAGTCCTGGGGGATAGAGGTGACAACTTCCCCATGGTAGCTGGCTCAGGGTGGCAGCATTTGCCCTTTCAGAGCTCAGAGCCTGGTCCCACAGCCCTCCCCAGCACGGTGGGTGACCATACCTCGGCCATCAGGCAGCCCAGGATGTAGAGGGACTGCCCCCACATGAGCGGCAGCTTGCCCATGGGTATCCTGTCCACAGTGTGGGGGTTCCTGTACTCCTCATCCACCTGGAAGACAAGCCAGGAGGTCAGGTAGGGATCCCCAGACATGGGATGCTGAAGGAAGCATCATCATTGCATTTTGAAGTCCAGCAGtttaaggcttaaaaaaaaaacctacgaAAGCATTTGCCACAGAGGGTCCAAAACATCCTGGCTACATTCCTCCCCTCTTCTCATGATTGCCCCAGGCATCAGACAACAGATCAGCTGCTCAGACCGTGTTTGGGTTCCCAACACAGGCCATCCCACAGGAATGACTGACATGCCCCAGGAGCACCAGGGCAACACTCTCGGATGCTGGTGAAGAGAGCATCTCTCCTGTACCACCTGGGCACCAGGAGGCTGTTGCTCTCAGCTCAGGCCCACACAAACACCCTCGCCACTGAATGGGAGCTCAGCACAACCTCCTCCGCCCAGGTCTGTGTGTCCTGAGCTCTCAGAGGACTCAGACTCCAGGCTAGCAGCCTGTCAGCAAAGCACCCTTGTGTATGGGGCAAGAAAcgcttggggggaaaaaaagcagtttatttaTCCAACATGGTTTTATAACAGCTCCAAGCCACACTTTTTTTTACATGGGGTTTCCATGCACTACATGTGCTGCTTTACTAACAGTTTGGGTTAATAAGCAGTTAAAACCTAATTGTCTGGTAATGAGACATTCCTGCTCCCACTGTAGCTCAGGACTGCTCACCTTATCCGGTGGGACGCTGTACAGCTCTGGCACCAGGCGCAACCCATTCTTCCCCTTGATGAGAACCCCCTCAAGGGCTTCCCGGTACTCCTGCACCTGAGAAGAGAGGACAGGGGATCTGCCCCTGGCCATGGCTCCCTGCATCCTTCCCCCACACGTGTTCCTTGCTAAGGACTTCCTTCTAGCCCAGCAGGTCCTGCCTCCCTTACCTGCTCCATGTTTCCGCTGAAAATCCCATCAATGATCAAGTATGCCCAGAAGAGAGGCCACTCACACTCGATGTTCTCAAACAGCTTCAGCTCAGCAGGTTCATAGTAGAGGCGGTTAGGGTCCTGCAGGGAGGGCATGACAGCAAGGCAGGTGGTGGGTGGCAGGGTCCCCTCAAACTGACAGGGGTCCTACTCCCCCCGAGACCCCAGCTTCAAATGCCCTCCCAGTTCTCCTCTGCAGATGATGACCGAGACAGAGCTGAAAAGCAGTTTCTTCTCCAAGATGTGTCCTTCCCATCAGACAACCTCTCCCAAGCCCCTTGCACTGATGCCAAAGGGACTGAAGCCTTCCTGGGCAAAGGGAGCCTACCCAGTCCCCAGGAGAGCACCCCAGAGCCTTGTACAACAGCATAACAGCCCCCTTGCTGCTCCCAAACTCCCATTTGACTCCAGCCAGCTGCAGTGCCACTGCAGGCAACGCTGCCCTTCCCATGCCTCGCAGCTCCCCAGAAGTAATCTGTGGCTTTGCACATTGGCAAAGCTCATGAGCACTGGGAAAGTTAgactggagatgctgctgctcttctctggcTCTGGAGAGATGCAGCCACACATGCTGCCTATTACAGCCAGGTCTGAAGAGGCACAGCAGAGGAGGAGCATTTAGAGGCACTCTGCCCAAAGGAGCCCCACCAGCTGGTGATGATTGAAGAGCCTCCAAGTACCATTTCCTGGTTCTGTGGTTATCAAATGTGACTGTTGCTTATAaaattttcctggttttcctccccagagcagcagaagaaagtCTCTACTCGCTCCGCTGAGAGCCAAGTGTGGCAGCACACAAGCTGCCTGCTGTCCCggcagaggcagaagcagcttTGTGACCTCCAGTGCTATCGCAGAGCTGAGGCCATCAGGGAGGAGCACTGCATGGTCGTCTCCACAGGCCTCTGGCCCTCACTCAGGGCTtgtgcagccctgggacagctGGGGAAAGAGCCCACCTTGGCAGGACTCCCACACAGGGCATTGGTCCCGTCTTTCCCCAGCCTAAGAGATACACACCACCACCAGGTCCCAAGATGCAAGCAGAGCCAGCTTCTGTCCATCTGCTATGGGCATGGGTGGGATGTACCACCTCTGCAACAGGCTGTGGCATTTTGGGAAGCCTTGCCCAGACCCATAACACTGCCTGGGGCTACTCAGGGCTCTCATCTTCCCAGTGCTCCTCACCACAGCCTTTGTGCTGCAGCCAGGGGGGCTGCAAACACAGCCCAAGGTAGCTGCTGCTTGGCAGTCAAGTTCTGGCAGGTGGCAGGGCCGGGGACACTTACTTCTTTGGGGGTTCTGTATCCATCCCGGAGGAAGCGGCAGCAGCCGTAGCGCCCCTGGAAGGCAGGGAAAGAGGTGCTGAGTAGGGGGCACAGCATGAAATGCCTTCAACCTTCAATGCAGAAGCATGGCAGGGGGTTTCTTCCAGCCAAATACCCTCTCACTCACTCACCTAGTGCTCAGGCACCATGATCACAGCCTAGGGCCACAGTACACAGGACTGTTTCTTTGCACACCTCTGCCACAGGTCACAGAGACTGGGAGAAGGCATGCCCCAGTACCCCCTCCCAAAGCACATTTTTGGAGAGAAAAGGGCTACAACACTTTGGACTGCAGCTGTCTCCTGAGAAGGGCAAGACAAGGGCAGAGCCGCTTACCTGCAGCTTTGTGATGATCTCTTGCTTGGTGATTTCCACCAGCTCGCTGTCCTCCACAGCGAATGCTGGGTAGGAAATGACAGAGAGCACACTGGCGTCCACCTCCTTGGATGTGGAGGCCCTGGGCAGCATCGAGTGGAGGATGGACTAGGCgaaggggaaggaggggtggtTAGGTTGCCAGGCCGGGCATTGCTCACACCGCAACCCAGCAGGTCACAGTTCACCCTGCCGTGGTGTAACACCCGTGTGGGTCTCACCTGGCAGTGCTGCACCTCGTCCGACAGCACCCGTATCACCGACTGCGGGCCTCCCTTTGCTCCAAAGAGATCCAGCTCATCCAGTGCCTCCAGGGCAGCCTGCAAGCAGGGCAAGACCCAAAGCAGCAAGTCCTCCACCACGCTGCTCATCTGTAAGAGCTCTTACCCTATGCCAGCCCCTCTGTGTAACACACTGCCCAAATTTAAACAAACTTAAACCCTTCTGTGGCTGCAGAGCACCCCTGGGCAGAACATGACCACATCTCCAAAGCCAAAGGTAGCCAGACATCAGCAGGGCCCTGGACATTTCTGCCACACACTCCAATTAATTTCTCACTCCCAGTTCAGACAAAACTCAGGCAAGAGGGGCACAGTTTTATCCCAGCACACGGGGAGAAGGGTCTTCCTCCCCAGGAACCTATCACTGCATGGGCCATGGGGCATTGAGCCTCAACAGTTCAAGATGCCCAGCCTTCCCTGTAAAAAAGCAGCACGGGGCCACTGGTGCTCCCCGGCACCCACCCAGCACCTCTCCCCGGCTCACCTTGGCCATGCCGACGGAGCTAGCATTCAACTCGGTGATGCCCTGGTTCGTCTTGTCCCCGCGCTCCCATATCCCAAAGTCctgcacagaggcagcagcacatTGGAGCAGGCAGCATTTCACTGCACACCCAGAAAGCCTTCAAATCCCACCCATTGGTGGTGCTCCCAGCAGGCTCTGTGGGACTCTGCCCGCTGCAGCTCAGGAGGGACCCACAGCTGCCCCCATACACCATCCCACCACCTGCACCCCCAGGAcacgctccccttccccagcacggGCTACCCACCGCAGTTTTGTAGGCTGCTTCAATGTAGAACACAAGATTCTGGATAAAGTTGACTTCATCCAGGCTGTGAATTATGTGGAGGCCTGAAACAGGGGCAGGAATTCACATTAATCACTCCAAGCCCACAGGCTGCAGTCACCCAGGCCAGACCCCTCCTCCTCAGTGCACGTCTGCCCCACAGGAGCCACGTCCTGGCTGGCTCCCATCCCCACTCCCACCCCACTATGGCAGCTCTGGGTCTTCAGGCAAACAGGGGCTCTTAGAGAGACAACACTGAGGGGCCCAAATCCACCTCAGGTGCTGTGAGAGTGAGAAAACAGTGAGGTCGGGGAGGCCATTGCAGCAGCTTGGCACTCAGGAAGCTGTACCCAAACTGAGAACATGGAGAGCCCTGGAGATCAGCATGCTCAAAGCTGCAATAGCATCTCCCAACAGCATCACCTGAGGCCGTCATTTGTGCCAGCATGAGCAGGTAGAGCGAGGTGGCATCCATCTGTAGGTGACCCCACTCGTGGTCCCCCACCACGGTGGCACAGGTGTGGGTGTTGTACTTAGCATGCAGGCAGTCCCTGGTGCTCTGGCTGTACTTGAACGCCTCCACCTTGTCCACCTTGAGAAGGGCAAGGAGATGCAGAGGTTCATCAAACTCTCTCTCCAGAGAGGTCTGGCAggcccagagccaagggctgccCCATGCTGTCAGGCCAGCATGTGGAGCTGTGCCCGGCAGGGCAGAAATCCTACAGCCCCTGGTCCAAGCCCTTCCACGCACCAAGGCAGTGAGTGCAGGCTCACATGCCACCCCACTGCGGGGCTGCAGCCACGGAGGGCCCACAGCCACAGTTGCACCATGTGGAGAGAAAAGGGTCCCCCCAAATGCCCTCAGGGAGAAGAGCTGTGGAGTCCCAGTGCCAGCCAGGCCACAAGACAGGGAGCAGCTGGCAAAGGCTCCACTGGCCACCAGCCCACAGCACTGGGACTTCCATCACACCGGGGACAGATGCCAAGTCAGAGCTTATTTCAAGACTTGCTGGAAGGGGACCTTCCCTCTGCTTGTCAGGGAAGGCTGGCAAgacccagcacagctgggactgACAGTCTTTGTGGCAGAGCTAGGCTTTGAGGAGACCACCCGACTCTCGGAGGTGCTCCCCAGCCCCTACCTGTCTCATCATGCACTGGAGCAGCCCCCGCATCAGCTTCACCACGCTCTGCAGGAACAAGGAAAACAGCCTCGTTAATCCCCATGCAGCCAGGAGAAACCCTGACTCAGGATCAGCTGGCTGCTGACCTTTGCAGGGCTCCAGTGTCTGTAACCAGAGCCCCTGGTCACATTTCCATGCCCCCTTCTCCCTAGGcaacagcagaaggaagcaagGTTTCTTGGCCTGCCAGCAAGGCcaagctgctctgctgtgctgtgcagggggagggagggcacGGCTGCAGGAcgcagctccccagcccctgggagaAGGGCTGCGTCTCCAGATCACTCCGGAGCCAGAGAGCTGGACCCTCCGGCTGGGCTCCAGTGTGCTCTGGGAGGAGCGGGCTCTGACATCCCTTCCTACTGCCCCCCACGCCCAGGGACAGCCCTGTCCCCATTCTCACTGCACAGCCTCCGGTGGCCTTTTGGCCCCAGAGCTGGGCCGTGCCAAAAGCAAACCAGCCAGGAGGTGACGGCCAGCTCCCGGGTACCACTGGCCAGGCCCCCCTGCCGCCGGCTCCCTCCTACCTGCTCCAGCTCGTAGGCCTTGGCCTTGTCCTCGTCGCGGTCGGCATTCTTGCGGTAGGCCAAGCCCAGCCCCCAGACGGCCAGGATGCCGTAGACGTTGTCCCGGACCCAGGCATCCCGGTGGTCGGCGCTGGCGGGGAGCAGGCCCGTCACCGCGTCCTGCGGAGGGGGGATACACCGAGGGGCCGCGGCCCCCTTTCCCAGTTAACTCCGCCTGGCCCGGCCCGCAGGGTCCGGCGACGGCTCCCCAGGCCCAGGGGCCGGCGGGACGCACCGGGATCCCGCGGCGAGGCGGATTCCGGTCCCTCCCTCTCCCCGCCACTCCGGCAGGCCCCGCACCTGGTGCCGGAGGATGGTCTGCTGCACCAGACGCCCGTAGCCGTCCAGCCGCACGCCCGAGTTGCTCCGGCTGCGCATTGCGGCGGGCACCGGCAATGAGCGgagcggctcggctcggctcggctcggctcgccccgccccgccccgccccgggtcCCGGCAGCGCCCtcgtcccgccccgccccgccccgccccgccccgcggcgccgCCCGCTCCCTGCCGCCTGCAGCGCTGCCCCGAGCACCGCGGCGGCTCCGGATCAGCATCCACGCCGCGGTGCCCCGCGCTctctggcggcggcggcggcggcggcagtcCCGCCGCGCCGGGCGCTCAACACCGAGCGGGCAGGACGCACCGCCATGGCGGCCCCGTGAGGGGTCGGGGGTGAGGACGACGGGccgcgccccctgccggccggaGGCCGCGCAGAGCTGCGGGCGGACACAGGATCACGTGCGCGGGTGTACATGGGGACACGGGTACCGGCGTGCACCGATGGACAGACACACGGGCACACGGAGACGGGTACCGGCGTGCACCCATGGACAGACACACGGGCACACGGACACGGGTATTGGCATGCACCTAGGTACAGACACACGGACACGGGTAGCGGCATGCACCCatggacagacacacagacacacagacacggGTACCAGCGTGCACCGATGGACCCACACACGGACACACGGACACGGGTACCGGCGTGCACCCATGgacagacacacggacacacgGACACGGGTACCAGCGTGCACCAATGgacagacacacggacacacgGACACAGGTACCGGCGTGCACCTAGGGACAGACACACGGGCACACGGACACGGGTACCGGCGTGCACCCATGGACAGACACACGGGCACACGGACACAGGTACCGGCGTGCACCTAGGGGcagacacacggacacacagaCATGGGTATCAGCATGCACCCATGGACAGACACATGGACACACGGACACACGGACACGGGTACTGGCTTGCACCTAGGgacagacacacggacacacagaCATGGGTATCAGCATGCACCCATGGACAGACACatggacacacagacacacggaCACGGGTACTGGCTTGCACCTATGgacagacacacggacacacagaCACGGGTATTGGCATGCACCTAGGTacagacacacggacacacgGACACGGGTAGCGGCATGCACCCatggacagacacacagacacacggaCACGGGTACCAGCATGCACCGATGgacagacacacggacacacggacacacggACACGGGTACCGGCGTGCACCCATGgacagacacacggacacacgGACACGGGTACCAGCGTGCACCGATGgacagacacacggacacacgGACATGGGTACCGGCGTGCACCTAGGgacagacacacggacacacagaCATGGGTATCGGCATGCACCTATGTACAGACACATGGACACACAGACACGGGTACTGGCGTGCAACCATGGACAGACACATGGACACACGGACATGGGTACCGGCATGCACCCatggacagacacacagacacatggaCACACGGACATAGGTACCGGCATGCACCCATGGACAGACACATGGACACACGGACACGGGTACCAGCATGCACCTatggacagacacacagacacaggtaCTGGCTTGCACCTATGgacagacacacaaacacacggacacacagacacaggtACTGGCATGCACCCATGGACAGACACATGGACACAGGGACACATGGAGACAGGTACCAGCGTGCACCTatggacagacacacagacacggGTACTGGCGTGCAACCATGGACAGACACGGACACAGGTACCAGCATGCACCCATGTacagacacacggacacacagacacaggtACTGGCTTGCACCTATGGACAGACACACGGACACATGGACACAGAGACATGGGTACTGGCGTGCACCTAGGgacagacacacggacacacggacacacagacacaggtACCAGCATGCACCCATTGACAGACACACGGACACATGGACACACTGACACAGATACTGGCTTGCACCTATGGATAGACACACGGACACATGGACACACAGACACGGGTACCGGCATGGACCCATGgacagacacacggacacacagacacaggtACTGGCTTGCACCTatggacagacacacagacacatggaCACATGGACACAGATACTGGCGTGCACCTTTGGACAGACACATGGACACATGGACACAGGTACTGGCGTGCACATATCGACAGACACATGGACACATGGACAGAGGTACTGGCATGCAACTATGGACGGACAGGTGAACACATGGACACAGGTACCAGCATGCACCTATGGACAGACACATGGACACACAGACATGGGTACTGGTGTGCACCTATGGACAGACATACGGACACACGGACAGAGGTACTGATGTGCTCCTTATGGacggacacacagacacaggtACCAGCATGCACCTTTGGATGGACACACGGACACATGGACAGATGTACTGGTGTGGGATTGTACAGACAGATACATGGACACGTGTGCCAGTGTGGGTGCctggacagacacacagacatgcaTATGGCCATAGACATGGACACGTGCGTAGCTGTGGACATATGCAGACAGAGGCATGGACATACACACACTTGCACACGTACAGGTATgcctgcatgcacacatgcacacacctaTCTGCGCGTGCACTGCACTCACATCCACGTATgcgcgcacacacatacacatacagagaCAGGAatacatgcatatgcacacatagGTACATCCACATGTGTACACACATTATACATACccacatataaacacacacacacatctatacaTGCATAGATGTACATACACACAAGCACAAACATATACTTCCCCATGCACATACATAATCATACACACACACGGGCACAGGCGCATATATATATACCTACATGCGGAGGCACAGGTAGACacgtgtgcatgcacacaaacactcACACGCACGCAGGTGTACCAGCAGCATGCAGGTGCGGTGGGCTcctggggaccccagcaccccTCGCCCCAGGGACCTGTGTGGGCAGGTGGGGGCCATTGGTGAGAGGCAGGAGCCTACAGATGCCATGTGCCACCCCGGGGCGCACGTGGCCCCGGCGCCTGTGCAACCTGTCTTCACACAGGCGGTCAGGGGAAGGAAGCTGCTGGACGCAAGCAAGGGGGCAGCAAGTTTATTGCCTGCACAGAGCATCTGGGGCAGCTGAGCCACAGCGTTGCCCCCGGGGAGCTCGGGGGCACAgtccttccccagcccagctccgcGGGGCATGCGGCTGCCAAGCAGTCCTGCCTTAGCAGTGAGCACATGGCGCACCCTGGTCTCCGGTGGTCCCAGTGCAGGGTGGACTTTCCTGGGGTTGCCGGTGGCTGTCAGCACTCATACTGTGGTGGGGCACAGCGCCCGGCCCTGTGGGGCAGAGCAGCCATGAATGCTGTGCCAGAGTCCCATCGCTGGGGTGGGAgcacccggggtggggggcaaagCTGGGCTTTTCTGGGGCTTGGTCACGGGGGGGTGCCCAGGCTGGGGGCACTGAGACTGGGGGACACTAGGACTGAGGTGCACGGGAGGTCCCTGGGCTGAGGGCAGCGGGGAGTGGCgtaggggtgggggggggtcccagagtGGAGAACTCCCAAAGCTGAGGACGCTGGTGGCGTTGGGGTACTTGTGGGGCCCCACAGCAGGGGGCATGGGGGTACatgggggggtcccagggctggAGACAGTGTGGGGATGGAGATACATGCAGTGTCCCAGGGACACAGGCTAGGCTGGGCAGGGGGTGATGCAGGGGATGGGCAGGGGTCCCTGCTCACCTGCAGGCCCTGGTGACGCACTCGAGGCTGTGCCGGCAGTGGGCGCCCAGGGGTCTACTGCCCACCATCCTCCAGAACGGCGTCATGCGGGGCAGGCGGGGGGCCGCGTGCCCCCGTGACCCCCAGGGCTCCTGCAGCACCCAGAGGGGtggatggggcaggggggcaggtgcccagccccccggcccccagcGCCCGCCCCCTGTGCCCGGACCCacctggagggagctggggagaagcaagaggagggagaggagcagcacCAGGCCGGTGGCAGTGCTCAGGGGGGCATGGGGGGCCCCGCTGGCCCTGCCACCTCGGCCGGTGCCCGGTGCGActggggctgaggctgaggctgaggctgCCATGGTGCCGTCGACTCTGCCGTCTGGTGCCTCCACTGGGCACTGCTCCTCCCCGGTCATGGCCCTGCACAAATATTTGAGTGGCCCCAGGTGGCGGGACAGCCCCTTGTCACCCCctgcgcccccctcccccccccagctggggGCTGCCAGCGCCTCTGTGGAGCATCCATGGGGCACCCACGAGGTACCTGGTGCCTGGGCATCACTGTCTGCCTCCAGCTACAGCCCCCAGCAGGGTGCCCGGGGGGCAGCTGCGCTCCGCAGCTGAGTGAACTCCACACCCGGTGCCCCAGTGCCATGCCTGGCCCAGATTTGCCCCAACACTGCTAGGGCATGTGGGGCAGGtcaccccctccctgcccggtGTCACCCCAGAGGATGGCGTGTGCGAGGTGGCAGTGCCCACTTGGGATGGGCAGCAGGAGGGGTAGTGAATGGGGACCCGGTAGAGACAGAGCAAAGCCCCAGTGGAGGGtttggggcaggagaaggggctgggggtggtgCAGGAAGGGGCAGGGATGTGCTGGCTGGcctgggggagagcagggggcCAGTGCAGCCCCCAGCGTGGCCAGCAGCCCCGCAGGCAAGACCCCTGCCAGAGCACAGGGTGGGGGCATGTCCCCAAAGCCAGGGCTCCTGGTGCTCCCCGCAGGGCTGGTGCCAATGGGGTGCCAGGCTGTGCCCGAGGGGCTCACATGGCTGTGGGACCTGCAGGAAAAGTCGCCCCCTGAGGTGCACCATGGCACTGGGCTGGGGGCCCTGCACCCTccacccagctctgccctggcagccccGGCACTGACACAGGCACAGTGCCAGGGtcagctg
This region of Harpia harpyja isolate bHarHar1 chromosome 18, bHarHar1 primary haplotype, whole genome shotgun sequence genomic DNA includes:
- the PHKA1 gene encoding phosphorylase b kinase regulatory subunit alpha, skeletal muscle isoform isoform X5, giving the protein MRSRSNSGVRLDGYGRLVQQTILRHQDAVTGLLPASADHRDAWVRDNVYGILAVWGLGLAYRKNADRDEDKAKAYELEQSVVKLMRGLLQCMMRQVDKVEAFKYSQSTRDCLHAKYNTHTCATVVGDHEWGHLQMDATSLYLLMLAQMTASGLHIIHSLDEVNFIQNLVFYIEAAYKTADFGIWERGDKTNQGITELNASSVGMAKAALEALDELDLFGAKGGPQSVIRVLSDEVQHCQSILHSMLPRASTSKEVDASVLSVISYPAFAVEDSELVEITKQEIITKLQGRYGCCRFLRDGYRTPKEDPNRLYYEPAELKLFENIECEWPLFWAYLIIDGIFSGNMEQVQEYREALEGVLIKGKNGLRLVPELYSVPPDKVDEEYRNPHTVDRIPMGKLPLMWGQSLYILGCLMAEGFLAPGEIDPLNRRFATVPKPDVVVQVCILAETEGIKAALRKEDIDVETVADVYPIRVQPARILSHIYARLGRNKQMCLTGRPYRHMGVLGTSKLYNIRKNIFTFTPQFIDQQQFYLALDNKMIVEMLRTDLSYLCSRWRMTGRPTITFPISHTMLDETGSSVHPTVLAMLRKLQDGYFGGARIQTGKLSEFLTTSCRTHLSFMDPGPEGKVFAKSYELSIDSFEELDAEEWLHGLQIAEDADTYDEVAQYLDHLLQRTVPQSNLPPTAQRGGLSRFRAAVHTTRDLMSLASKAKDLHVQNVGMYVPSKIFQASQQSVKLLSSPHQHDVDGKSHALHAEMNLPRDEDGNVDCKALVDQLRICPTLQEQADILYMLHILKGPEWHTGLDSEPGPTVKELLTELYVRVGDTRQWALIRYISGILKKKVEALDEACTDLLSHQKHLTVGLPPEPREKTISAPIPYEELVCLIDEASEKNLSVSILTQEIMVYLAMCMRTQPTLFAEMFRIRIGLIIQVMATELAHSLRCSAGEATENLMNLSPSDMKNLLYHILSGKEFGVERSVRSVDSSVTTISICEVGAVGATKPERAGIVRLKSEIKQQLDKRRQSLTGSKPLSLQSGDTDLKSSLSLWSLFCLPSPLGTQSCWARAPFQECWKTRAVRTADRASGSGDGGWMGPSTVSLWASTRMSGRSYRSAMASLWRALFSPLQQPER